One Nyctibius grandis isolate bNycGra1 chromosome 17, bNycGra1.pri, whole genome shotgun sequence genomic window carries:
- the MRPS16 gene encoding small ribosomal subunit protein bS16m, producing the protein MVQLGSRLLKGYRGGHVVIRFALGGCTNRPFFRIVAAHSRRARDGKYLEQLGCLDPLPNAHGERVAGLNLERLRHWLGCGAQLSRPAEKLLGLAGFLPLHPMTVTGAERLRRRRRAQEPATPPADGSPGPGDAP; encoded by the exons ATGGTGCAGCTCG GCAGCCGCCTCCTGAAGGGCTACCGTGGCGGGCACGTCGTGATCCGCTTCGCCCTCGGAGGCTGCACCAACCGGCCCTTCTTCCGCATCGTGGCAGCTCACAGCAGGCGCGCCCGCGACGGGAAGTACCTGGAGCAGCTCGGCTGCCTCGACCCGCTGCCCAACGCCCACGGCGAGAGGGTGGCGGGGCTCAACCTGGAACGGCTGCGCCACTGGCTGGGCTGCGGCGCGCAGCTTTCCCGGCCCGCTGAGAAGCTCCTGG GTCTGGCGGGGTTCCTGCCGCTCCACCCCATGACGGTAACCGGCGCCGAAaggctgcggcggcggcggcgagcgcAGGAGCCCGCCACGCCCCCGGCGGACGGGTCGCCCGGGCCCGGCGACGCCCCCTGA